A window of the Arachis duranensis cultivar V14167 chromosome 5, aradu.V14167.gnm2.J7QH, whole genome shotgun sequence genome harbors these coding sequences:
- the LOC107488303 gene encoding ethylene-responsive transcription factor CRF2-like, whose translation MPAPPPNYTHHRTKLVRITVTDADATDSSSDEAQLSSSTRHHRHRKLVNEILIEPCQVPPRKRPKKSSASTSAAKPRAPAIRRQLSGRKFRGVRQRPWGKWAAEIRDPSRRVRLWLGTYDTAEEAAMVYDNAAIKLRGPDALTNFITPPPTTTLDSNNNNENKTAAPTVLVNGYSSGDEESQSTNNNHSQSHNLFSPTSVLHHHHHHHHHHHNQCCYSLSEEGESTVTGKEDEYSSVSENNKVKSEEDDSSFLHIPSDVLFDFQVSSSPLVVPDVFEESLLFADDCGGFLTSCEDFDFSFKSWHREDDFFQDITDLFPSDPLLAL comes from the coding sequence ATGCCTGCGCCTCCTCCTAACTACACTCACCACCGCACCAAACTCGTCAGGATAACAGTTACTGACGCTGATGCCACCGACTCCTCCAGCGACGAAGCACAACTCTCATCCTCCACGCGCCACCACCGACACAGAAAGCTCGTCAACGAGATTCTTATCGAGCCCTGTCAAGTGCCTCCCCGGAAGAGACCCAAGAAGTCATCAGCAAGTACCTCCGCCGCCAAGCCCAGAGCTCCGGCCATTCGCCGCCAACTCTCCGGCAGGAAGTTCCGCGGGGTGAGGCAGAGGCCATGGGGGAAATGGGCCGCGGAGATAAGAGACCCTTCACGGCGCGTGAGGTTATGGTTAGGTACCTACGACACCGCGGAGGAAGCTGCCATGGTGTACGACAACGCGGCCATTAAACTGCGTGGACCCGACGCGCTCACCAATTTCATAACGCCGCCACCAACCACAACGCTGgacagtaataataataatgaaaataaaacggCAGCACCAACGGTTTTGGTAAACGGTTACAGTTCCGGTGATGAGGAGTCTCAAAGCACCAACAACAATCATAGTCAGAGTCACAATCTGTTCTCTCCAACTTCGgtgcttcatcatcatcatcatcatcatcatcatcatcataatcagTGTTGTTATTCCTTATCGGAGGAAGGTGAATCCACCGTAACGGGAAAAGAGGATGAATATTCGAGCGTGTCGGAGAATAATAAGGTCAAATCTGAGGAAGACGATTCATCATTCCTTCACATTCCGAGTGATGTGCTCTTTGATTTTCAAGTCTCTTCTTCGCCGTTGGTGGTGCCAGATGTTTTTGAAGAAAGCTTGCTCTTCGCCGATGATTGCGGCGGTTTCCTCACTTCTTGTGAGGACTTTGATTTCAGCTTCAAAAGCTGGCACAGAGAGGATGACTTCTTCCAAGATATAACTGATTTATTCCCTTCAGATCCGCTTCTTGCTCTTTGA